The proteins below come from a single Drosophila kikkawai strain 14028-0561.14 chromosome 3R, DkikHiC1v2, whole genome shotgun sequence genomic window:
- the LOC108081099 gene encoding NACHT and WD repeat domain-containing protein 2 — protein sequence MDDRTIDSIFLGSLESLPPVSSKIVRIFTSSTFTDTTMERNTLMAKCYPRIKDYCREKHGLEFQVVDMRWGVRDEATDDHMTTELCMREIKNCQRLSMGPNFIVFLGQKYGYRPIPTYIVSSELALICEELTSMGVDRALLDLWYKKDSNAVPPISVLQPISSILINFNNKRVPKLQAEDQAVWWDTLNKMQKLLRKAAASLGASNKMSKEDVHNYFMSVTEREVINGILSVKNTKNHCLAYVRYINNINLQNLKKASLFVDIINRSLDTEAAKLMSDLRDTRLPAKIEAVNAQKYTVEWIGREGLDIETHEEYLNHFISHFYKNVVKLVDRAMRKEDSSAQGQIVTEILQHLHACNNSVKIFYGREESCERIKRYMLGDSDKPLVLFGDGGCGKTSLLSKSASLVACEWFAHARPINVIRFLGTTPDSSALTATLISICQQISYNYMLPFENIPDDLVPLTAHFKQLLTYASPAQPLTLYLDSVDQLTGTQDSNKVSWIPTRLPPHCKIIISCANEPANPTVSHEYHVLCKMIDVEENFIEVTALGEELAMNVIKMWMRTACRDLNNYQWRLVANAISKCSLPIFVKLVFAEICRWRSYTRPQETHLANTVMDSIMLLFERVEKQHGRILVFHALAYITASKSGLSESELEDLISLDDKVLDDVYQYHMPPVRRIPPLLWTRIRNDLPNYLSEREADGVNVMNWYHRQFRDTAKERYFKNMNMAIYFHSMIADYYLGIWGGGVPKPFKFTEIQRHRFGLADKEGSADRKVPIQPLVFSSKDGLSKRYNLRKFGELPFHFVRSRRFKDLFEHVLFNYDWLHAKLSSCPLQAVLADFEDASSNTDDKEAKRELMLVADALRLGGAILAIYPNMLAPQLIGRLLPEIGGNPNIKMLLRACDHSGPKDCALIPVNHCLHTPGGPLKYSLEGHQFAVFAFCLTSDRRYMVSISTHFITFDLSTSDLTRDVNPGIEGIMQQLVLSPDNKWAAAYSNNNQTVLLNMLSSEFVVINSPFEESHGPVSGLFLLNQNLFITCKLRWAQFDMRGNLVDTFEVPGDNDDWEILTMEFFNPTDYNVVFWSGSINDMRLRLDSCRGGNSSNSQRLFSAMVMNKERTRAYGCANEENFEVSVFDFIEDEATGEICWTLVESLPRFENDEKEMLLQLRLDQHDRMLLGTAGKGFVIWDFGGRDKETDVESRLTEGALYLPLPHGVRNITTRIMQSNSIMVSSKLDYAVAGVRKNLYVWCLNSGQLAKVLDAHFGRIIQLEPLTIGNWNNLVTSSIDRSVKVWNINNIFEKVHVIDRHELQIDDISLSEVDMAVTVTRSCVGVWETRSGRLLAKLADSPLGAIVTHAEITPDGRYIISSETGKFLVWNRVSEQVVFRDDQPGIQQITLMDYGYKVLTVSVPNINQRDILAAAAGGLSDEANRLTAITTMRSVPEGAILFRFDFPIRMITGMPFRQSVITADNAYIVVVTVDKSNKDCLGVYSATNGAFVSKVLLKGCSIKEVISLVPMPHKANQVAVISSEKGSVMDIKTKKHVRSIAKWGGSITRDGKCGLYAPTRGGLEMLELRKGTTVKTFIPKVAEGVFSVICIFTENDEYVAYYHSGRKTIRVFRTADTEMIANYRLQAELTAIKSSKDGRAIVLGTVDGCMSVLAIVDPKKEEMIEYLNDLPSRDENWKAKLAKMKARVGFKAAIRVATISSRYAKTSKGGEDGDEEELLTEITEDVVVPVAD from the exons ATGGATGACCGTACCATTGACTCGATATTCCTGGGCTCCCTGGAGTCCCTGCCGCCGGTTAGTTCGAAAATCGTGCGCATCTTCACCAGCTCCACGTTCACGG ACACCACCATGGAGCGGAACACGCTGATGGCCAAGTGCTATCCGCGCATCAAGGACTACTGTCGCGAGAAGCACGGCCTGGAGTTCCAGGTAGTGGACATGCGTTGGGGAGTTCGAGACGAGGCCACCGACGATCACATGACCACGGAGCTGTGCATGCGCGAAATCAAGAACTGTCAGCGCCTCTCGATGGGTCCGAACTTCATTGTGTTTCTGGGCCAGAAGTACGGCTACCGACCCATACCCACGTACATTGTCTCCTCGGAGCTGGCTCTGATCTGCGAGGAGCTGACCTCTATGGGCGTTGACCGAGCCCTCCTCGATTTATGGTACAAAAAGGACAGCAATGCAGTGCCCCCCATCTCAGTGCTGCAGCCCATCTCGTCCATTTTGATTAACTTTAACAATAAG CGCGTTCCCAAGCTGCAGGCAGAGGACCAGGCGGTGTGGTGGGACACCCTGAACAAGATGCAGAAGCTGCTGCGCAAGGCGGCCGCCTCCCTGGGGGCCAGCAACAAGATGTCCAAGGAAGATGTGCACAACTACTTCATGTCGG TGACCGAGCGGGAGGTGATCAACGGAATCCTGAGCGTGAAAAATACGAAGAACCATTGCCTGGCTTACGTACGGTATATCAACAATATCAACCTGCAGAACCTGAAGAAGGCCTCGCTATTTGTGGACATCATCAATCGCAGTCTGGACACGGAAGCGGCCAAGCTGATGAGCGACCTGAGAGACACCCGGCTGCCAGCCAAGATTGAGGCGGTCAATGCCCAGAA ATACACCGTGGAGTGGATCGGACGGGAGGGACTGGACATTGAGACGCATGAAGAGTACCTGAATCATTTCATCTCGCATTTCTATAAGAACGTGGTGAAGCTGGTGGATAGGGCGATGCGCAAAGAAGACTCCAGTGCACAGGGGCAGATAGTAACTGAGATCCTTCAGCATCTGCACGCTTGCAACAATTCGGTCAAAATATTCTACGGGCGCGAGGAAAGTTGCGAACGTATCAAGCGCTACATGCTGGGGGATTCAGATAAGCCACTTGTCCTTTTCGGCGACGGAGGCTGCGGCAAGACCTCGCTGCTCTCCAAGAGCGCTTCCCTCGTGGCCTGCGAATGGTTCGCCCACGCTCGGCCAATCAATGTCATCCGTTTCCTGGGCACCACGCCGGACTCCAGTGCCTTGACGGCCACCCTGATTTCCATCTGTCAGCAG ATCTCTTACAACTACATGCTACCCTTCGAGAATATCCCCGATGATCTTGTCCCCTTAACAGCACATTTTAAGCAATTACTAACTTACGCCAGCCCCGCCCAGCCGCTCACGCTCTACCTCGACTCAGTCGACCAGCTGACGGGCACCCAAGACTCGAACAAGGTATCCTGGATACCCACGCGTCTGCCGCCGCATTGTAAG ATCATCATTTCGTGCGCGAATGAGCCAGCGAACCCAACGGTGTCCCACGAGTACCATGTCCTGTGCAAGATGATCGACGTCGAGGAGAACTTCATCGAGGTGACGGCGCTGGGCGAAGAGCTGGCCATGAACGTGATCAAGATGTGGATGAGGACGGCTTGCAGGGACCTAAACAACTACCAGTGGCGTCTGGTGGCCAATGCCATCAGCAAGTGCTCGCTACCAATTTTCGTGAAGCTCGTCTTCGCCGAGATCTGTCGCTGGCGGAGCTACACGCGTCCCCAGGAGACGCACCTGGCCAACACGGTGATGGACTCTATTATGCTGCTGTTCGAGCGGGTGGAGAAGCAACACGGCCGCATTCTCGTCTTCCATGCCCTGGCCTATATAACCGCCTCGAAGTCTGGCCTATCCGAGAGCGAGCTGGAGGATCTAATTTCGTTGGACGACAAGGTGCTGGATGATGTCTACCAATACCACATGCCGCCGGTGCGTCGTATTCCCCCTCTGCTCTGGACCCGTATCCGCAATGATCTTCCGAACTATCTGAGTGAACGGGAGGCAGATGGGGTCAACGTGATGAACTGGTATCACAGGCAATTCCGAGACACCGCCAAGGAACGCTACTTCAAGAACATGAACATGGCCATTTACTTCCACTCCATGATTGCAGATTACTACCTGGGTATCTGGGGCGGCGGAGTGCCGAAGCCTTTCAAGTTTACGGAGATCCAGCGTCATAGGTTTGGATTGGCGGACAAGGAGGGCTCGGCGGACCGCAAAGTGCCCATTCAGCCGCTGGTCTTCAGCAGCAAGGACGGGCTCTCCAAGCGCTATAATCTACGCAAG TTTGGTGAGCTGCCCTTCCACTTTGTACGCTCGCGTCGCTTCAAGGACCTGTTCGAGCACGTGCTCTTCAACTACGACTGGCTGCACGCCAAGCTCTCCAGCTGTCCACTTCAGGCAGTCTTGGCTGACTTCGAGGACGCCTCCAGCAACACGGACGACAAGGAGGCCAAACGCGAGCTGATGCTAGTGGCGGATGCCTTGCGCCTGGGTGGAGCCATTCTGGCCATCTATCCCAATATGCTGGCCCCGCAGCTCATCGGGCGGCTGCTGCCCGAGATCGGGGGAAATCCCAATATCAAGATGCTGCTGCGCGCTTGCGATCACAGCGGACCCAAGGACTGTGCCCTCATTCCGGTCAACCATTGTCTGCACACCCCAGGAGGACCGCTCAAG TATTCCCTGGAGGGCCACCAGTTCGCGGTGTTTGCTTTCTGCTTAACCAGCGACAGGCGCTACATGGTATCAATATCCACCCACTTTATCACCTTCGACCTGTCCACTTCCGATCTCACCCGCGATGTGAATCCCGGAATCGAGGGTATTATGCAGCAGTTGGTCCTGAGTCCGGACAACAAGTGGGCCGCCGCCTACTCGAACAACAACCAGACAGTGCTGCTCAACATGCTCTCCAGCGAGTTCGTCGTGATCAACAGCCCCTTTGAGGAGAGCCACGGACCTGTCAGCGGACTCTTCCTGCTCAACCAGAA CTTGTTCATCACCTGCAAGCTTCGTTGGGCTCAGTTCGACATGCGCGGCAATCTAGTGGATACCTTTGAGGTTCCAGGAGACAACGATGATTGGGAGATTTTGA CAATGGAGTTCTTCAATCCAACGGATTACAATGTGGTGTTTTGGTCGGGATCCATCAACGACATGCGTTTGAGGCTGGACTCGTGCCGTGGAGGCAATTCCTCCAACTCCCAGCGGCTCTTCAGCGCCATGGTAATGAACAAGGAGAGGACCAGGGCCTATGGCTGTGCAAACGAGGAGAACTTTGAGGTGTCCGTCTTTGACTTCATTGAGGATGAGGCGACTGGTGAAATCTGCTGGACTCTGGTGGAGAGTTTGCCGCGATTCGAGAACGACGAAAAGGAGATGTTGCTGCAGTTACGCCTGGATCAGCACGATCGGATGCTCCTGGGCACGGCTGGCAAGGGATTTGTGATCTGGGACTTTGGCGGCCGGGATAAGGAAACCGATGTGGAGTCCCGACTTACAGAGGGCGCCCTCTACCTGCCGCTGCCGCATGGTGTGCGCAACATCACCACTCGCATCATGCAGTCCAACTCGATCATGGTGAGCTCCAAATTGGATTATGCAGTGGCCGGGGTGCGCAAGAATCTCTACGTGTGGTGCCTCAACTCCGGCCAACTGGCCAAGGTACTAGACGCCCACTTCGGGCGCATCATTCAGCTGGAACCGCTGACCATCGGCAACTGGAACAATCTGGTCACCTCCTCCATCGACCGATCGGTCAAGGTTTGGAACATCAACAATATATTCGAGAAGGTCCACGTCATTGATCGTCACGAGCTGCAAATCGATGACATCAGTCTGTCTGAGGTGGACATGGCGGTGACCGTCACCCGCAGTTGTGTGGGCGTCTGGGAAACGCGATCCGGTCGGCTGTTGGCCAAGCTGGCCGACAGTCCTCTTGGAGCCATCGTCACCCATGCCGAGATCACGCCCGACGGCCGCTATATCATATCGTCGGAGACGGGCAAGTTCCTCGTCTGGAACCGGGTCTCCGAGCAGGTAGTCTTTCGGGATGACCAGCCCGGCATCCAGCAGATCACCCTCATGGACTACGGCTACAAAGTTCTCACGGTTTCCGTGCCGAACATCAATCAGCGGGACATTctggcggcggctgctggcGGACTATCGGATGAGGCCAATCGGCTGACTGCCATAACAACGATGCGATCAGTACCAG AGGGTGCGATCCTTTTCCGCTTCGACTTCCCCATACGCATGATCACCGGCATGCCCTTTCGGCAATCGGTTATTACAGCGGACAACGCCTACATTGTGGTGGTCACAGTGGACAAATCCAACAAGGATTGCCTAGGCGTCTACAGTGCCACAAACGGGGCGTTCGTGTCGAAGGTCCTGTTAAAGGGCTGCTCGATCAAGGAGGTCATATCACTGGTCCCCATGCCACACAAGGCTAACCAAGTGGCGGTGATAAGCAGCGAGAAGGGGAGCGTTATGGACATCAAGACAAAGAAGCACGTCCGGTCCATCGCCAAGTGGGGCGGCAGCATCACCCGGGACGGCAAGTGCGGGCTGTATGCCCCCACCCGTGGAGGACTGGAAATGCTGGAGCTGCGCAAGGGCACCACAGTGAAGACCTTCATTCCCAAGGTGGCCGAGGGCGTCTTCTCCGTGATCTGCATCTTTACGGAGAATGACGAGTATGTGGCGTACTACCACAGCGGACGTAAGACAATTCGCGTGTTCCGCACCGCGGACACAGAGATGATAGCCAACTATCGGCTGCAGGCCGAGCTGACGGCGATCAAGAGCAGTAAGGATGGTCGCGCCATTGTGCTGGGCACCGTTGACGGGTGCATGTCCGTGCTGGCCATTGTGGATCCCAAGAAGGAGGAGATGATAGAGTACCTCAACGATCTGCCGTCACGCGACGAGAACTGGAAGGCCAAGCTGGCCAAGATGAAGGCCCGGGTGGGCTTCAAGGCCGCCATTCGTGTGGCGACCATCTCCTCGCGCTATGCCAAGACCAGCAAGGGCGGCGAGGAcggcgacgaggaggagctgctgacGGAGATAACCGAGGACGTGGTGGTGCCAGTGGCCGACTAA